From the genome of Lutra lutra chromosome 8, mLutLut1.2, whole genome shotgun sequence:
TTTTGAAACCATCACAACAGGGATGGTACAATGCTAAGAACTTGGACACTAGAGGAATGGCTGGATTTAGAGGAGTGTAGTTATTCCTATAATTGTTTGAACTGGGGCTATCTGTTCATTATTTGGGACTTTTTGTGTTATGTTGTTTCATTTGTACATTATTCATAAATGAGCTATTTCTTTCTGGTCCATTTATTCAGTGAATAAGAGATAATTGGCCACAGTTCAGAGAAATTCAGGAAGGTCAGAGAAAAGACTAACGGCATTATATGCTTATtgcatgaaaaataaagagattaaactaggaaaaaatatcctGGAAAATCACTGACAATTACAGAAGCCTATTATGGCCAGGATGGTGCTACCAGCAGCCCCACAAACCTTTTTCATATCCACTGACTTTTGGCTAATGGACtatcatcctctctctctctctctctgaaatagatCAAAATGACTGAAAAGGATGCAGAAACACACCTGGAGGAGGATGTCGATGAGCTGGACAGCAAGCTCAATTATAAGCCTCCACCTCAGAAGTCCCTGAAAGAACTACAGGAGATGGACAAAGATGACGAAAGTCTAATCAAGTATAAGAAAACACTCCTGGGGGATGGCCCTGTGGTGGCAGGTGTGTGGAGGGGCATGGGGGGCAGGTGGAAGGCATACATTTCAGCAACTCAGGAGCAGGTGCAGAAGAAAGACTAcccagtggttgccagggctaaGCAAGTGAGGCACAATCTCTATATGCTGCGTAAAGTTACAGACCATAGGATGAAGTCTTTTTTGGAGATACAGCACAAGTCAGCATGGCAATAGGCAAAAATTACATATGGGGATGATTTAGAAAGAACCCCAGACTCCCACTTAGAATTGTATTCTCTCCATGCtctcacattttctcttcttcttctttctcttcctcactcctCCCTTGCCTACCCATTCATCTCTTCCACAGACACAACAACGGAATAAGATAGAGAGGGGCAGTGCTCATCGAGCAGAGGAACTTGACCATAGCCACCCAGGAAATGTTTGCTGTTGATAACAAGGCGGACCTCCAAGTCCCGGAAGCAGAACTAGCACCACTCTAATTTATAAGGCCGTCGAGACCAGCATGGGGAACCTGCCACTTCCCTTTCTATTTCCACTCCAGACAGAGATACCACTTTTCTTCTTATGTTCCCGCTCTCCCACTTAAAATGTCCACATGAGAAGACACTGTACACACGTGTCTCTTCCCTAGGCTTACATTCTTTTTTGAATCCTGCAGACCCAACAGCCCCCAATGTCACGGTCACCCGGCTTACCCTGGTTTGTGAGAGCGCCCCAGGACCCATCACCATGGACCTCACTGGTAAGTGGACACAACTGTTCTGTTCCAAGGGGCCTAGTGATATCATGGGGAAAACTtagtctctgcccctctcctggcaAAAGGAAGCACTAGTAAGGGGAATCCCAGATACAAAATGCTGAGACCAGTTCACAAATCATTGCTCTCAGGGTACACAGTATTTACGACACCCGATGAAAAGCCCACTCTCTGTCTTTAACTGAAGATGGTGCAGTCATAAGTAGTGGGTCTATTTACTTGTATCATCATATTTACCTCTGATTTTTATCTCCATGCAGCAACAGGGGAGTTATTATTCATGTAAAATGACTTGATGGAAATATTACAAAGCAAGTTGTATACTTctgaaatgtaatatttatacattttaaacttcAGAGAATATTGATCTTATATCAACTAGAGAAATTCCATGAAGGCAAGAAGCCatctaaaaatcttttaattagtGCTGGGAATTCTACTATTAAATACATACTAGTTTAAAGCTCTGATTCTTGTAGAAGGGACTTCCCCCActaaaaatgtacaaattaagATGttatttcctggggcacctgggtggctcagtcggttaagcgtttgccttcatctcaggtcatgatcccggagtcctgggattgagccttgcgtggggcttcctgcttcccgggagcatgcttctccctcccttccactccccctgtttgtactctttctctctgcacccccccaaaaatttatttcctttccccttATTGTGACAATGGTCAAGTCCTTTCCTGACACTTGAATATTGAGGAGAGAGAGCTGAGAAGGTGGGTATTATAGGGGAAATCTGCATCTGAGAGGAATGAGGAAAAGGGCCGCAGAGTCAAGAGGTTGGAGGCATCCAAGGCAgctcttcaggggaaaaaaaatgattcctgGATTCAAAAGGTGGACTCATGAGACAGAGTAAATGTGACTCCAGAAGGGTAGGCTCAGCAGCTAGGTGATTCCCCTCTCACGGGGCACATCCACTCTTTACCTTATATGGCTTTATTTGTCTGAAGGAGGAAATCAGAGGCTGAGAAGACACACTTCCCCTTCAACTGAAATTATTACAGCAGACACAAATTCACCTACCCCCACATTCTAGCATCTCTCTAGGAgaatacctctctctctctctctctctctctctcaccaggaCTCAGGCCTCTTCCTGTGTGAAATTGTGTAACACTAGCAGGTACAACCGTTAATTTGTGAGATGAGGTCTAAATTAGCGCTCAGGAAATCTAAGGGCCTGACCACATTGCAGGGAAAACTCAGTCTCCTTCACTTTCCTACCATCAGGATGCCCAAATTTGGTTTTCTGTCACCAAGAAGTTCCTGAGGTGAATCCcagcatgaacacacacacacacacacacacacacacacacacataatacacaTATAGTTTGTGtagaaaatatatagtatatattataagtgtataatatacatacatatattatgtacatatacacacatatatagtgtgtatatgtacataaatatacattatatatacatataataaacctacaattatatacaaaatatatattatatacatatagtatacatACGTACTACATACatagtgtgtgcatgtatatatatatatatacacacacagaatatatgtgtatataatacacataatatatagtgtatataaaaatatatggtatattatatacatactatatacacATAGTGCAtgtgtagatatatagatagagatatagttcacacacatatatatggcatGAAGCACATGCACAGAgcatacaaaacacacacacatgcacagacacacacacatatacgttCACCCCAGAGTGTCAGATGATACAGGATCACACTGGGAGAAGAACAGAGAGTGATTACGTCTCTAACCAGAATACAAGAATTAGAGTCATATCCTGGTTGATGGAGCTACTGTTAGCAGAAAAGCCTAAAGCTTTTATCACTTAAGAGactttccttaagaaaaataatatgagaTTACATATGCAAATGTAAAGTACAAAAGTGAATATATATTCAGAATGGTAAAAGGGAGCCAAAacaggtaaattttttaaagctaggAAATGCCACAAACATCACCAAATCTACAAGAACAAATAGCTAGTgctcttacttatttttcttatttattgaggGGTAGGGACACATTCTTTAATCATCTTTTTGTTTGGCCATATATGTCATATCATTTtcaacagagaaaatagaaaggtAATTCAGATTTTCCTCTAGGATGGCTgattaaaacttgtttttattattgacaATTTGAAAAGACATTGTCAGGGCAGCTGGTTGAGCATGCACCCCTCAGACATGATTTCAGTCATGATTTCAagcccatgctgggcatggaaactaccttaaaaaaaaaaaaagacattgtcaTGCATAACTCGTTGCTGATAATACCTTGTATATTTTAGGGCTGTCATCAAATTTGGGGGAGAAAGTGCTATCCcagtttttttcatatatacCTGTAAGATTTCAGGCATTgcaagtgcatgtgtgtgtgagtctgtgtgtatgtgtgcgtgtgtgcgtgcgtgtaaACTCTGATATTCTTTGAATTAAGGGCCATGTGGACCACGTTATTCTGACAGGCGCAGCAAACAGCTCTGGAGTTTAAACTCCCATCATCTCCTTGTGTTTCTCCTGAGGAGAATAAACTCTTTCTAAATCTACTTATACAGGAGATCTTGAAGCTCTCAAAAAAGAAACTTTTGTGCTAAAGGAGGGTGTTGAGTACAGAGTCAAAATTCACTTCAAAGTAAGTATCTTGCCACGTATGTTTTTATAAAGTCTGCATTCTTCCtataatcagagaaagaaaaaatcaaatgtcTTGCATTATCATGTTGtcacagtttttgtttcttttttttctctggatCTCGACAGTCCTCTCCCCAACTCTGAGCTCTATCTTTTGAGGCCCACCCCTGCTTCATGCCTTTTCCCTACCAGGACCCTCTCCTGAACTCCCCGTTGATCACTTAGCCAACAGAAACCCTCTTTCTACGAACTCTGAAAGCTCCCAACCATAAGCACGCCCTGCTTTATATTGTACCATTTTTGCCATTTCTTCCTTGTACCACCCAAGTACCCTGAGAAAGGGGAAGATTATATTCTCTTCTTTCCAACATTTTACACAAAACTTTGTGATATTTTGTGAATATGTATTGAGAAATTAACACAGGAATGAATTGATTAATAGTAAGAAATAGAACAATTAGAGCCTCAGTTCTAACTGCTCGGTGAGGATATACATCCAGAGAGAGTGGGCCATGGTAAATAATGGGGAATTACAATTATAGTTTTGGAAAGAGCAAGACTAAACAGGAGataaattgacatataatgaATACACACATACCCCAGTGAACGgccaaaagcaaaaagaaaaataatcttagcTGAAACCAAGTAAGTCAGAAATGTACTGTTTGCTCTTAATTACCTGTATTTGCCTTGGTTGCCCTTCTCAGCCATATCCTTCAGGGTGCTTCAGGGCCACCAAGGAAGACCCCATCTGCCCTCTGTGTCTGAACACTGGGCTCTTCTTTGCCCCTGGTGCAGGGTTGATTGAGGATCTAGGAACAATCACTATATATCACACATAAATATGcctcaaaataatttcattctgaaaatttttattgatgCCTACTCTGTAATACATACTGAGCTATGCTTCACTTGcttgttttctatatatttattattgaagCACCTGCGAGTTTGATATTGCATCCAAATATGCCTAGAATTATATGCAAGGCATTGTATCCAAATAAGCTTAGAATGCATTACGCATTagctgaatttttaattattaatgctACTACCTTAATTTATCATTTTGGTAAGCCAGTTTGTaccaaatgaaacagaagaggTTAATTTTGATGGGAATAAGATCAGAAGGAAATGTCTGGGGCATGGGCTTCAGCTATGGGTGGGAAGGCCGAAGAGAATGTAGTGGTCGGTATTACATATCAGGGTGATGGAGGAGGGGCACAGAAAGGGGTTTTCAAGTCCCATCTGCTGCAGAGGCTTAGCATTTTCTCACACAAGAGAAAAACCACTCTCTCTGTGTAACCCACACAAAGTTTAACCAACCTGTCCCAGCATGGAGCTACCATTAGCAGAAACACCAacccaaaactggaaataactgaGAAGCAATTTAAATCTTTAGTGACATCTGTTGAAAAACACCCAAGAAGGTTTGTTTTAATAACCACAGGAACACATCCTAAAATCCTCTTGCATCATCTCTCTCTTAACTGTGCTCcgtgttcttctctttctccgcCCCCCCTCCTCCAAAAACTTCATGGTTCTCTCCAAAACCTGGCCTGGGATGTTCACCTTTCTGGTTTGTAcaccttttccttctgcctcccaaGGAAATGTAATATCTTTGACTTCCACAGGCTTTTTCCTCCTGGGATGAGGGGAAGCAATGGGGAGGGACTTgcagatggaagaaaagaatattcatatttttctcttacccatctcaaatacatttatattaaatgaaccctcagggcacctgggtggctcaataggttaagtatccaactcttgatttcagctcagatcagggtCTCAGTGTCCtatgatcaagccccatgtcagattccaggctgggcatggagcctgcttaagattctctccctctgataccaccttaaaccagttagaatggcaaaagttgacaaggcaagaaacaacaagtgttgaagaggtggagaaaatggaaacctcttacactgttgatgggagtgcaaggtggtacagccactttggaaaacagtgtggaggttcctcgaaaagttaaaaatagaactcccctatg
Proteins encoded in this window:
- the ARHGDIB gene encoding rho GDP-dissociation inhibitor 2, with product MTEKDAETHLEEDVDELDSKLNYKPPPQKSLKELQEMDKDDESLIKYKKTLLGDGPVVADPTAPNVTVTRLTLVCESAPGPITMDLTGDLEALKKETFVLKEGVEYRVKIHFKVNRDIVSGLKYVQHTYRTGVKVDKATFMVGSYGPRPEEYEFLTPTEEAPKGMLARGTYHNKSFFTDDDKHDHLTWEWNLSIKKEWTE